A window of Glycine soja cultivar W05 chromosome 13, ASM419377v2, whole genome shotgun sequence genomic DNA:
CTTCATAGTGTATATCAAATTTAAACTCAATAAATTGTTAGGATTTTTATGCTGGTGGGAGTGGAACAGTAGAATTTCtgttctttgttctttttaattgCTTTCTGCCGACAACAAATTCAAAGACATTTTGATAAACAGTTCCAATATTggctcttgtggattagttgaTTGCTTGGTATTTTTATTCACTTTTTCCCCTTAATTGCAATAAACAGTTATTTTCCTACTGCCTAACTAAATATTATCAAATGGTGTTTAATACCAAGTGCTTTTTCTAAGTTATAGGTTTGATCTACTGACACAATTGACCAGGTCACCCAGCAGCCAATAAAAGGACAAAAGTGTGGTGGGGAGTTCAATTTGGAGAAATGGAATGCACATGGAGCTGCATATCTTCTGCATGATAGGTTGCACACTCGTTCTGATATCACATTGCTGATGTTTGTTCATTTTGTGCAAGCATGCTTAAAACAACATTCATCCAACCTTAAAACTGGCCAGTTTGTAAGACTTGTGGGCTACCCCCTGGAAGAGTTCCAAAAAAGGGAACTAGTCTTacaaaattagggtttatgattCCTTAGTCTCTGTTTCACTTTCGAATTTTGCTTTCACAATATGCTTCGCTATCTGGTGGATGTGGATTAACTTGATTCCCATTTGATTCGTTCCCTTGCAGCAATAATAGGGATTTGTGTTGTTCTTTTTTATCTCTTCCACAATCCTTTGGTCTTGGGAGAATACAGGAGCAACTAAATCAAATTTTCTATTGAagatatcatttatttattgtggGTTTGCATTTTCTGGTCGACTGAGTTGCAGGGGTTGTGCTATTTTCAACTGTGATGAGCCTACAGAGTTACCTGTAATGAGTTGCGGGGATGATCGGAATCATTAATGAACATCTAAGGGACTGAGTTATccagtgttttttgttttccagatttttagtttttcttttacattttgttttttaaagtttggtttttgttgtttaattttttaaatatgttcttTTGAATTGGGGTTTAATGTTTGAAAGGCTTCAGCTTTCTTTGAGATTTATGCTTGTACTTTTTCCAATGTGTTTGGTGGTGCTTAATTGAAGCCAATAATGTGTGTTCGCCTTGCTATCCAGTGTTGCAATTTTGATGCAGCATTTGGACATTGAGGAACTAAATTACTCTTTTTGTTTGTCAgaaatttggtttttttattgaGGTACAATGAAATATTGATGTTATTGTTTTTATGCCAACCGGTTGAGTCATTTCTTTGAGGTTAGATCATATTTTCTTACTGGTTATAATAGTTTATGTACTATGTTGGTTTGAGATTTTGGTGGGTTATGATGAAGCTGAATATATAATCCAACACTTGATCTGAGTTATTATGAGTGATGGTATACAATTCGATGCCTCTGAATCTACATATCTGTTTTTGAGCAATTatgtttactattttttttttcaattgggcTTGTTGGGTAGGTTTTCATGTTCTGgaaatataaacaatttttatttttcttttttgtatggGTTAGGTTATCTCGTTTAGTTTTACTGCCACATTTTTGTATCTTCCCGCATAAGAGAAGTGGCTTTATGCTTTTGTGCTTACCACGTAGGCATAACTTTTGTTAATTGACCCATTGACATAGATTGATTAGTGGATTGATGTATGTTGATTTAATGATTAGTGGATAGTCATATGATTATTTGCTTAGAAGCTCCCTTTATTCCCATTGCTAACATCATGTGATGAATTTGGAAAAATCTTAGGACACCTTCCTACACAGCAAACATTGCTGTGGATGAGAATAAATTTTCCATGCTGATGATGTTCTTTGTTTCTGTTCCACACTTGGGAagctttgttttttaataaaaacttcaagattggtgatattttgttttgggtttgcCTTTACTGGGGTTGCACTATTTTCAACTGTGATGAGCCTGCAGACCTGTAATGATTTGCAGGTATGATCACAATCATTAATGAACATCTAAGGGACTGAATTATTCCCATGTACattataattgaattttaaatatcatgagaaaaattgaaacaaaattttgcattgaatttttgtttctatCATTTAAGTGAACATAAAGCAATTAATTAAGagagaaaactaaaatttgattaaagatCTTCTTGCTCTCAAACAAAAGATTTGTTGCAACTCCTATccaattattttacaataattttagtacatttcaattaaattttagaaattttcaAGTTAGATGAAGATACACATAAAATGTCAAGggtatatatattatctaagtagtgagaaatttaatttctttaaaattgatgttttagCTTGActtttatacattaaaaatatagattCTCTGAGTTGGTTGATTTACGAAATGGTTTTAGTGTCCTTAGATTAATCAAGGTCTATTATGACTTTAAGATACAAATAACCTCAGGGAAAATAATATCATGACTTTtgatgtaattatgaaatttaatgttCATTTTTGCTTAAGTACACAAATTGTCCCCTGGGAATAAAGGATAGATCATCTTGCAATATACTTACATTAGAATTCACAATATATTACAtacaatttcataataataataggaaAGTAACTACTTTGCATTTCCTCCAACATAATTAAGTATTTACAATTAGTCTAAAATTGAACTTGCTACAATTCCAATACTCCATCGTAATCAAATagcttttgataaaaaaaaaaattcataacaatAACTAGGAGACAATCAATTTTGAATTTGCTCCTTTATTTCTAGCATTTCCAAATCTTgtgctttttccttttttgaaaACAACAAACTATTGGTGGCCTTTCATCCAGAAAAAACTGTGATTGCTTATACTGTTTGAAATCGGTAAAGAAAACTTCACAATTTAAACGGTTTATGTGTACTTGCAGGAACAAAATCACTTTTGAATAAGAAGTCTCTAGTTATAAATGGTTTTACTCAAATCAATAGAAATCCAAAACACAGAAgtgaaagagagaagaaaaaaccaTTCCGGTTGGAGTTTGGAGAAAGATGTTTAGATAATTTGTTTGTGCATTCAGTCCCAAATATGAGCAAATTATATTCTGAGGCCAAATACTGATAGGTACTGGTTaacaaaattgaataaaaaggcctttattcttaataaaagcatgttagtatattaatttgataccAAATAAAGGGGTCAAACAATAGAGGTTTAGTGTATCAgatcaatttaatatatatatatatatatatatcggaaTCTACATGAATTTCTTAATGATGATTCTCTATACAACTATACAGTTCCAACATGATTCTCTATACAGTGAGACATGAGTTCAAGAAGTTTGCCAAAAAATAACTGCATGCATACTAATTGAGATATTATTGTATTCttcaattaactattttttatatgtcaTTGTTTGCAGGGAATTCTGTAGGTGCACTGACGAAAGAAGTTGCATCCAAAATATTGTTTGATTACTAACCTGCACGTTGTAGTAGCAAAAGAAATCCAATCAATGATGTAtagataaatgaccaaattaggcaatatatggaTAAGTTTATAAACTAATAGTATCAACAAAGTAAACCAAGATTGAAGGCAATTAGAAAACAACTTATAGAAAAATTCAATTGAGAGCATAGATTAGAACAATTGTATTCAACTTGTAGAGGCCAGGTAATATGAGAACTGAtcaatgtgaaaaaaaaaacgatatATTAAATTAGATCAATGTGATTATAGTGGTTGGATattataaactaaatttaaCCAAACGGTTGTACCatatattgaatcttgaatcagTGCTTTTATCACTTTAATGATCAGTTCGGTTTTAAAAATCTTGGGAGATACTACTTTGTTCTAAAATGAATAATCCAATAAAAGATGATTAGTtgagtataaataaaaaagtttaaaataagtatGATGAAACCAAAAAAATTGGGCTTCTTTGGATCCTTTGGCCTCGGAGGAATGATAAAATATGGTATGGTGTCATGCATGCTTCAATCTCACCTATCAATAGAGTTGGCTCGAATGATAAATTCACAGCAACATGGCCACTCTGAGCAAAGACAGTCTCGTGAACAAAGGCAGTCTCGTGATGTCTGGCTTTGGTATGTGCATATTCTGAAACAGCTAAATATGTGTTGTTCATCATCATGGAAGTCCTCCACCACATGTGAGGCGGAAGCTGATGCTGTTTTGGAAGCTTTATCATGGATTGGCCAGCTCAACATGCAACATGTTACTATAGAGCTTGATTGTAAAATTGTTGTGCGTGGGAGGGTGAAGTAGTAAGTGGAGAAAGTCACGTGTTAATGTTCTAAACAGGAGTATTTTGGACTTCTCATCgacctattattttattagatagaTGATATAAGCTTtctttcttaagaaaatatatatgaagTAGGCCAATATATATCTGTATCTACAGTatataaatttcaaaaccaTTAAAGAAAAGCATGCACATAATTAcagaattaatttatttgatataattttaagatGTTTCAGAACttatcatattaataaaatcaacattatattaatagtaaaaaatatatttcatgaataataattttttaaataaatattaataatttcatcTATTATATTCTCATATAACTTCTATatgtataaaactattttttatttacaaataaaaatctattttttattttattttattttatgcattgtATGAGTTATTTTAAGTTctacatattatataattaaagggTGTCAGAATCCATAGAAATCCAAATACAACATGGGCATTCCAACTGTGCTAGCTTTACCTTATCCAGCACAAGGTCATGTCAATCCCCTGATGACTCTCTCACAGAAGTTGGTTGAGCATGGATGCAAAGTCTTTTTTGTGAACACAGACTTTGACCACAAGCGAGTGGTGAGTTCCATGGTGGAGCAACTAGATAGCCTTGACGAATCACTACTGAAGTTGGTCTCAATCCCTGATGGTTTAGGACCTGATGATGATAGAAACGATTTGAGCAAGTTATGTGATTCTTTGCTGAACAACATGCCTGCTATGCTTGAGAAGCTCATAGAGGATATTCACTTAAAAGGTGACAATAGAATCAGCCTTATTGTTGCGGATGTGTGCATGGGATGGGCGTTGGATGTTGGGAGTAAATTGGGAATCAAAGGAGCCCTGTTGTGCCCTTCATCAGCAGCTTTTTTTGCCCTGCTGTACAACGTCCCTAGGCTTATTGATGATGGGATCATAGATTCTGATGGTGGTAAGAGTATCATACTTTACTATATGTACACTTGTTTGACTCTATTTACTCTTTATAACTCCTCAGAGCTTAAAATTTACTACTTCGattcttatttataagataTAATTATCTAATTCATCATGATAAGACATAATTATCTAATTCATCACGATGAAAGTGATTAATTTGTCCAAAACTACCATTGGAATTAATTCTCTTCTATCACTTCTAAATGTTTGTCAATACAACTCTCTTCTTTTAATTAGGGATAATTTATTCTGTAAAGGATATTATTGACTTATTcttataaaatagaagaaacactatttttttatttggatctTATAAATAGGAATAGGTAGTACAAACCAATTGACTCTtagtaacaaataaaataaaagtcataTGAATAGTGTGCTTTTTGATTGGTTGATAGTGTTGGAAGATTGTCTTAATtgtgatcaccttttgttgtgGTCTCTTTGGAGGCTGCTGGAATTGGGGCCACTAGAGTGGTGGTTTAGTTCTACATCCACTAGAAatatgatcaaaataaaatatataagtgagtGTCAATTCCTATTTTAGAAGCAGTTTTTGAATATTGAGTTAAATCTTAATCCAAATTTTAAGAGATAAtgtaagtttttgtttttacacTGACACCGTATGTATCATTAAACTCCaataaataaccataaatttgttgtatattagtatttattttgtgttgttttcaatTGCAGGATTAAGAATAACTACTAAAAGGACAATTCAGATATCACAAGGTATGCCTGAGATGGACCCGGGAGAGCTTTTTTGGTTGAATATGGGTAACACCATAAATGGTAAGATAGTACTCAATTATCTGATGCAGTGTACACAGAGATTGAATATGACAGAATGGTGGCTTTGCAACACCACATATGAACTTGAACATGCGCCATTATCATCTATTCCTAAGCTTGTACCAATTGGTCCTTTGTTGAGAAGTTATGATGATACAATTGCAACTGCAAAAACAATCGGACAATATTGGGAAGAAGATCTATCCTGCATGAGTTGGCTTGATCAACAACCTCATGGTTCTGTCTTGTATGTTGCCTTTGGTAGTTTCACTCATTTTGACCAAAACCAATTCAATGAACTAGCTCTTGGACTTGACCTCACCAATAGACCTTTTCTTTGGGTTGTGCGTCAAGACAACAAGAGGGTATACCCTAATGAATTCTTGGGGTGTAAAGGTAAGATTGTGAGTTGGGCTCCTCAACAAAAGGTGCTAAGCCACCCTGCTATAGCATGTTTTGTCACCCATTGTGGTTGGAATTCTACCATAGAAGGTGTGTCCAATGGGTTGCCTCTCTTGTGTTGGCCATATTTTGGAGACCAAATATGTAACAAAACGTACATTTGTGATGAGTTGAAGGTTGGGTTGGGTTTTGACTCGGATAAAAATGGACTCGTGTCACGAATGGAGTTAGAAAGGAAAGTGGACCAAATCCTTAATGATGAGAACATAAAATCAAGGTCTCTGGAATTGAAGGATAAAGTCATGAACAACATAGCCAAAGCAGGTCGTTCGTTAGAGAACCTTAATAGGTTTGTCAAGTGGCTTAAAGAATAAGGATTGACATTTTATGCATCTGTATTATTTATGTTAGCTGAAAGAAATCATATCAAAGTTGATGCAGTAAGCTTTTCAAGCGATTAAAATGTCTACAAGGTGCCCAAAAATGAAGATATATATGGCCATGAAACTGAAACAAAATTTAGTAAGCTTTTCAAGTGATTGAAATGTTTACAAGGTCACTTTCTTTGTTTTAGTCGTCGGGATGCTTTAAGACAAAGACAGATAATGTAATCTAGTatcctttcttcttttcatttGATATATATAGTCTTGTATGACATTGTATTCAAGTTAAGAGTATCTCTTAGtactttaattcttaaatatgtttttcttataaaaaaaatcacgaaAACTCATTAAGatgtaaatatttctttttatatatttaaagaaataCCATAGTCAATATCAAAACTGATGCAAAACAGATAAAAAACATTGCTCCAAACTAGTATATCATTCTTGGATTCCAAGGCACATCTCAATTACACAGCCTACTCTGAGCattatttcacttttttctgCAATTAACCTCACAGTGACTTTACAAAATCTAGTTAACTAACATTAGTTAATGGAGTCCAGTGGCATCAATTGATTCATGTGGCCAAACCTACTCAACCCAGTAAGTGGGATATAGTAGCAGAGAGGTTCAATTTCTATCTACTGAACCTACTTTGCAAGTAAGTAACAGAGAGGTTTCCTTTCTATCTCTGCCTCTCACATACCTAACTAATATATGGAATATGTTGTATCAGTTATTTCTCAAAACTTTAAATAACCAGTGTTTGAAATGAATTAACTTAACTGTGCTGAATATGCAGAAATAAAACTTGGGGTTTGattgtaagatttttttttttgccaagggTACTGTTGCTTACTTGAGACCATTTATGTTGTTAAATAGATAACACCTCTATGCAGCAGAAAAGAGTACAACAAAGCCAATGGAAAAGGTTTATATTCAGGTCAGGTGTAGCACAGGTTAAAGTTCACATACAGTTTCTGATAGTACATTGGGAACGTACCTTGGATCTGTAAAGGcagttttaattttagtttgaaTAAGTCAATTGATAAGAATATGTTATTCTGCCGTTAGTGAATTAGTTAGTTTCAGATTTTATTGTTTAGTTAATAGAAGCTCCCAAAATCACAAACATGATTTCTATtcagttgtaatttttttatacagctGAAATTACAAACActggaaagaagaaaaacaagacaCAAGCTATCTACTCCTTAAAAAATAACTACTCCAAAGCGCATCAGCCAAAGAAGGCTTCATTAAGCCTGGTGCACAGAATGTAGTTGTCTCTGCTACATCAGGCAAAGAACATATGAAGATGGAGGTGTAACTTCAACTAGCTATTTTCTCATTACCCTTTTACACATTAGAAATTTGTGCATATAAATTTTTGTTCAAATTAATGGTAAATTGGTTACTAGGGTCATGatgacaaaataattgaacatctatagttattataaaatgcTAATATTGTACTGTGACATGCGACTCTTTTACAAGGGATGCTATCAGAAACCTCAAATAAAGCATAGACATACGACTCTTTTTGCATGACTTATTACTTGGCATTAACCGTTTCACTCTGTTTTGCTCATGCTTTCAATAATGAAACTCATGTCATTACAAACTCACATGTTGAATTATTCATTCATATCTTATAAATctgaatttttctttgtataGTTTTGAACTCAGTTGGACAAAGCAACCTTGCGGGGTGACATGATTATACATTTGAAAGAGCTGAAAACAAATGCAACACAAGCTAGTGAAGGCCTAATGATACCAAAGAACAATGATAAAATAAGAGTCGAAGAAGGAGGATTTCTACATTCAGTTCTTTATCTATAAGAGATTTCTTATAagaacttttctttttaaatgtgtaatttAAATCTCCATATGCATAGCATATATCTAAATATGATGAGGGAGTGAGTGAGAttagcaaatagcaatttcacTTGTTAGAGAAGCTGTACATTCTGAAAATCATGTGAATCTGGTTGTACATGTATCAGAAGCATAATAGCAACTTTACTCAGGTTATGCGCA
This region includes:
- the LOC114382327 gene encoding UDP-glycosyltransferase 83A1-like; its protein translation is MGIPTVLALPYPAQGHVNPLMTLSQKLVEHGCKVFFVNTDFDHKRVVSSMVEQLDSLDESLLKLVSIPDGLGPDDDRNDLSKLCDSLLNNMPAMLEKLIEDIHLKGDNRISLIVADVCMGWALDVGSKLGIKGALLCPSSAAFFALLYNVPRLIDDGIIDSDGGLRITTKRTIQISQGMPEMDPGELFWLNMGNTINGKIVLNYLMQCTQRLNMTEWWLCNTTYELEHAPLSSIPKLVPIGPLLRSYDDTIATAKTIGQYWEEDLSCMSWLDQQPHGSVLYVAFGSFTHFDQNQFNELALGLDLTNRPFLWVVRQDNKRVYPNEFLGCKGKIVSWAPQQKVLSHPAIACFVTHCGWNSTIEGVSNGLPLLCWPYFGDQICNKTYICDELKVGLGFDSDKNGLVSRMELERKVDQILNDENIKSRSLELKDKVMNNIAKAGRSLENLNRFVKWLKE